From a single Diachasmimorpha longicaudata isolate KC_UGA_2023 chromosome 13, iyDiaLong2, whole genome shotgun sequence genomic region:
- the LOC135168567 gene encoding uncharacterized protein LOC135168567 isoform X1, with protein MSQSSYSRVKKYRHFHQLKKKESVNVEGAKEKTPDYSERNNADEEEVSLPTANEITIRSGSIVDQISGDVDVRHLDDNASACGDSWSGGDGDCGSYKHLNDCISESNSSVGDRDEPILGGSGCDGDSDDIDNDFNKVFTDSIGDKNTQTLDKLEPRGMEQKINQWAVKFRRATTAEAIDELLAILRSEGYTSIPKTTRQLLQTPHCRHLTTMRGVHEIPGEFIYLGIASGLRKIISTQIYRENDISLLVHIDGMQVYRNAKKEIWPISIKIQHPNYTTKPFAAAIYCGDGKPLSATEFMTDFVEEANELQENGLRIDDKVFEVKIVAIVADSPARAFICCHKAPGAFYACGRCFTKGITVGCGRRGKRIYPVTNANLRTKVSYETRVQPEHHYEGSVSPLLSLDRFDLTKQVPLDLMHLFYSGNMKWLLDKWLTRSSAQRIKLADVRRLDAEF; from the coding sequence atgtctcagagttcatattcacgggttaaaaaatacagacattttcatcaactgaagaaaaaagaatctgtaaacgtagaaggcgctaaagaaaaaactccggattacagtgaacgcaataatgccgatgaggaagaggttagtttgccaacagccaatgaaataactatccgtagtggatctattgtggatcaaattagtggagatgtcgatgttcgacatctcgatgataatgctagtgcttgtggtgatagttggtcgggtggtgatggtgattgtggctcgtataagcatcttaatgattgcatcagtgaatccaatagcagcgttggagacagggatgaaccaattcttgggggctcaggttgtgatggtgattcagatgacattgacaatgatttcaacaaagtattcactgacagcattggagacaagaatacacaaactctggacaaattggaaccgcggggaatggagcaaaaaattaatcaatgggcagtgaaattcagaagagctacaacagcagaagcaatcgatgaattgttagccattttaagaagtgaaggttacacatcaatacccaagactacacggcagcttttgcaaactccccattgcagacacctaacaaccatgagaggagttcatgagattccaggtgaattcatttatttgggaatcgcctcgggactcagaaaaataatttcaactcaaatttatcgagaaaacgacatttctcttctggttcatattgacggtatgcaggtataccggaatgctaagaaggaaatttggccaatttcaataaaaatacagcatccaaattacactaccaaaccctttgctgccgcgatttattgtggggatgggaaaccattatcagccacagaattcatgactgattttgttgaagaggccaatgaactccaagaaaatggtttgcgcattgatgacaaggtttttgaggtgaaaattgtagcaatagtggctgattcgccagctcgagcattcatttgctgccacaaagctcctggagccttctatgcctgtggaaggtgtttcaccaagggcattacagtaggttgtggaagacgaggaaaacgcatatatccagtgaccaatgcaaatttacgcactaaagtatcctacgagacgcgagttcaaccagaacatcattatgaaggttctgtgtccccgctgctctctttggatagattcgatctgacaaaacaagtgccattagatttaatgcatttattctattctggtaatatgaaatggctgctggataaatggctaacgagaagttcagcccagaggatcaaattagctgatgttcgtcggcttgatg
- the LOC135168567 gene encoding uncharacterized protein LOC135168567 isoform X2, whose protein sequence is MSQSSYSRVKKYRHFHQLKKKESVNVEGAKEKTPDYSERNNADEEEVSLPTANEITIRSGSIVDQISGDVDVRHLDDNASACGDSWSGGDGDCGSYKHLNDCISESNSSVGDRDEPILGGSGCDGDSDDIDNDFNKVFTDSIGDKNTQTLDKLEPRGMEQKINQWAVKFRRATTAEAIDELLAILRSEGYTSIPKTTRQLLQTPHCRHLTTMRGVHEIPGEFIYLGIASGLRKIISTQIYRENDISLLVHIDGMQVYRNAKKEIWPISIKIQHPNYTTKPFAAAIYCGDGKPLSATEFMTDFVEEANELQENGLRIDDKVFEVKIVAIVADSPARAFICCHKAPGAFYACGRCFTKGITVGCGRRGKRIYPVTNANLRTKVSYETRVQPEHHYEGSVSPLLSLDRFDLTKQVPLDLMHLFYSGNMKWLLDKWLTRSSAQRIKLADVRRLDEF, encoded by the coding sequence atgtctcagagttcatattcacgggttaaaaaatacagacattttcatcaactgaagaaaaaagaatctgtaaacgtagaaggcgctaaagaaaaaactccggattacagtgaacgcaataatgccgatgaggaagaggttagtttgccaacagccaatgaaataactatccgtagtggatctattgtggatcaaattagtggagatgtcgatgttcgacatctcgatgataatgctagtgcttgtggtgatagttggtcgggtggtgatggtgattgtggctcgtataagcatcttaatgattgcatcagtgaatccaatagcagcgttggagacagggatgaaccaattcttgggggctcaggttgtgatggtgattcagatgacattgacaatgatttcaacaaagtattcactgacagcattggagacaagaatacacaaactctggacaaattggaaccgcggggaatggagcaaaaaattaatcaatgggcagtgaaattcagaagagctacaacagcagaagcaatcgatgaattgttagccattttaagaagtgaaggttacacatcaatacccaagactacacggcagcttttgcaaactccccattgcagacacctaacaaccatgagaggagttcatgagattccaggtgaattcatttatttgggaatcgcctcgggactcagaaaaataatttcaactcaaatttatcgagaaaacgacatttctcttctggttcatattgacggtatgcaggtataccggaatgctaagaaggaaatttggccaatttcaataaaaatacagcatccaaattacactaccaaaccctttgctgccgcgatttattgtggggatgggaaaccattatcagccacagaattcatgactgattttgttgaagaggccaatgaactccaagaaaatggtttgcgcattgatgacaaggtttttgaggtgaaaattgtagcaatagtggctgattcgccagctcgagcattcatttgctgccacaaagctcctggagccttctatgcctgtggaaggtgtttcaccaagggcattacagtaggttgtggaagacgaggaaaacgcatatatccagtgaccaatgcaaatttacgcactaaagtatcctacgagacgcgagttcaaccagaacatcattatgaaggttctgtgtccccgctgctctctttggatagattcgatctgacaaaacaagtgccattagatttaatgcatttattctattctggtaatatgaaatggctgctggataaatggctaacgagaagttcagcccagaggatcaaattagctgatgttcgtcggcttgatg
- the LOC135168575 gene encoding uncharacterized protein LOC135168575 isoform X1, giving the protein MGLSDRWALAVLVTMTIQAGDPVLGYYVYLNITIFPLCIVNQGRAIDCFKCVSLGGDNKACDDPFHNNGTLEFLESPCLGGRKGRDGLFPATACIKLDGIYDETGVSLTIRNCALDSGTLTTDSELVRSSHCGGFYYDGKYVRGCVQSCSDSDACNGGTTTKRNIIIDLMLILTTLRLIFRYTINFVT; this is encoded by the exons atgggaCTCAGTGATCGATGGGCGCTGGCAGTGTTGGTGACAATGACCATTCAAGCAG GTGACCCAGTTCTTGGCTATTATGTGTATTTAAATATCACGATTTTTCCCCTGTGCATTGTCAATCAAGGAAGGGCTATCGACTGCTTCAAGTGCGTTTCACTTGGGGGTGACAACAAAGCCTGCGACGATCCGTTTCACAACAATGGAACTCTCGAGTTCTTAGAGTCTCCCTGTCTAGGGGGACGCAAAGGTCGGGATGGTCTCTTTCCAGCGACTGCTTGCATAAAACTTGATGGAATTTATG aTGAAACTGGTGTATCCCTCACCATACGCAATTGTGCATTAGATAGTGGAACTCTAACAACAGATTCGGAACTTGTCAGATCGTCGCATTGCGGTGGATTTTATTACGACGGAAA ATATGTGAGAGGCTGCGTGCAGTCGTGCAGTGATTCCGATGCTTGCAACGGCGGCACCACAACCAAAAGAAATATAATCATCGATTTAATGCTGATTCTAACTACTCTTAGATTGATTTTCCGTTACACGATTAATTTTGTCACCTAA
- the LOC135168575 gene encoding uncharacterized protein LOC135168575 isoform X2, giving the protein MGLSDRWALAVLVTMTIQAGRAIDCFKCVSLGGDNKACDDPFHNNGTLEFLESPCLGGRKGRDGLFPATACIKLDGIYDETGVSLTIRNCALDSGTLTTDSELVRSSHCGGFYYDGKYVRGCVQSCSDSDACNGGTTTKRNIIIDLMLILTTLRLIFRYTINFVT; this is encoded by the exons atgggaCTCAGTGATCGATGGGCGCTGGCAGTGTTGGTGACAATGACCATTCAAGCAG GAAGGGCTATCGACTGCTTCAAGTGCGTTTCACTTGGGGGTGACAACAAAGCCTGCGACGATCCGTTTCACAACAATGGAACTCTCGAGTTCTTAGAGTCTCCCTGTCTAGGGGGACGCAAAGGTCGGGATGGTCTCTTTCCAGCGACTGCTTGCATAAAACTTGATGGAATTTATG aTGAAACTGGTGTATCCCTCACCATACGCAATTGTGCATTAGATAGTGGAACTCTAACAACAGATTCGGAACTTGTCAGATCGTCGCATTGCGGTGGATTTTATTACGACGGAAA ATATGTGAGAGGCTGCGTGCAGTCGTGCAGTGATTCCGATGCTTGCAACGGCGGCACCACAACCAAAAGAAATATAATCATCGATTTAATGCTGATTCTAACTACTCTTAGATTGATTTTCCGTTACACGATTAATTTTGTCACCTAA